GCGCGGCCATACGTGCGCAGGTAAAGAAGTTTCACCCGCGCAGGATTGGCCTGCTCAAGGGCAAGCACACTCTGCGCGAGATTCTCGCTGGCCTTGAGGACCAGATCGCTATTGAGCATGAAGAGCGCCTGCGGAGCAACGACCGTACTAGCGCGGTTGCCGTCGAGCACCGTGGCATCGGTGGCATCGAATAGTTGAAACACGTCGTATAGGTTATTGCGCACGACGGGCAGATAAAGCGAACGTCGTAAACTGTCGTATTTCGTGCCGTCTTTCGAAGTGTGATCGAAAAAGAACTCTCGGTTCCCCACATGCAACAGCGAACCGCCCGCTGTCCGATCGAGCAAGCCGCTGGTTGTCAGAATCGCGTCGCGAATTTCTTCAGCTTCCAAGCGCCGCACCGGCATTCGCCAGTACAGACGGTTCTCAGGATCAGCTGCGGCAGCGGTCGCGTTGAACGTGCTGCTCATTTGATAAGTCTGCGAGAGCATGAGCAGGCGATGCATCGACTTAATCGACCAGCCACTCTGCATGAACTGCCGCGATAGCCAATCGAGCAAGGCTGGGTGCGAAGGAGCTTCGCCGAGACGGCCGAAGTTATCCGGTGTCGACACCAGCCCTTGGCCGAAATGCCAGCGCCAAATGCGATTGGCCATGACGCGGCTCGTGAGGGGATGATCGGGCTTCGTTAGCCACTCGGCCAGTTCCAAGCGGCCGCTCGTTTTCGCCGTGAGTGGCTGTTGTTCTGTGGAAACAAGAACCACGGGAAAACCTCGCGGCACTATTTTTCCCAGGGCGAGATGACTGCCCCGAATATGTACCGGGACGTCAGTCACTTCACCTTCGATCACACCCATCGCCGTCGGCACCACCGGCGCGGTCTTGGAGAGCGTGGCCAGTTGTTCGCGGCGCACCTTTAACTCGGTTTGCACTTCGGCAGCAAACAACGGCTCGAACTCTTTCGGCAGTTCAGTCCCCGGCTTCGCCTGTTGCAGCAAGTCTTTGTTCTTTTTCACCAGCGCGTCGATGGCGCCTTTCTGTTCGGCAATCAGTTTGTCGAACGCTGCCTTGCGTTGTACTTCGGCTGGCGAGGCGAGTGGATTCTCCCACCACCGCGCGATGGTTTTGAAACTCTCCATCGTTCGCGTGCTCTTGAAAATGCCAACCAGCGCATAGTAATCTTCGGCGCTGATTGGATCGAACTTATGATCGTGGCAGCGAGCACAGCCGAACGTGAGGCCGAGCAGCGAGCGACCGATCGTATCGACTTGCTCATCCAAAATGTCCATTTCCATCTTGGTTTTATCGACTTCGGCCAGCACCTTCGGGCCGAGGGCAAGAAACCCGGTCGCAATCAAACGGTCGTGTACGACGTTCGGATCGGCAGCAGCGGGAAGCAAGTCGCCGGCCAGTTGCTCATGCAGAAATTGATCGTAAGGCTTATCCGCATTGAACGCGCGGACGACATAGTCGCGATAGCGCCAGGCATTGCCGTGCGCGACATTCTCGTCGACGCCATTCGAATCGGCATAGCGAGCGACATCGAGCCAATGGCGGCCCCAGCGTTCGCCATAGTGCGTCGAGTCGAGCAGGCGGTCGATCACCTTCGCGTACGCAGCGGGGGAAGTGTCGTTTTCGAAAGCGGCGATTTCTTCTGGCGTTGGGGGCAGACCGGTGAGGTCGAACGTGGCACGACGCAGCAGCGTTAGTTTGTCGGCGGGTGGCGCAGGCTGCAGGTTCTTCGCTTCGAGTTCTGCCAGAACGAACTGATCGACGGGTGAGACCGGCCAGGTTTGATTTTTTACGGCGGGTGGTGACGGATTGGTAATGGGTTGCAGCGACCAGAACTGCCGGGCTTTGGCCAGATCGACTTTTTCGACTGCGATGGGCGCGCCAGCCTGGCGATCGGGATGAGGAGCGCCCATTTTCACCCAAGCGGTCAGATCGTTGATTTCGCGGTCGCTCAGTTTTTTCTTCGGCGGCATTTGCAGTTCGGCCAGTTGATAACCGACGACCGCGACCAGCAGACTCTTGTCGGGCTGGCCGGCAACCACCAGCGAACCCGCTTTGCCGCCGCGGGCGATGCCGTCCCAAGTATCGACGCGCAGTTTCGATTCCTGCGAATCCTCGCCGTGGCAGTCGTAACAATGCGTCGCCAAAATCGGCCGGACCTTGGTTTCGAAAAAGCGAATTCCTTCAGCTGCCGGGTCTTTGTCGTCAGCGGACAGGTTGACCGCCGAAAACGCCAAAAGTCCCACCACAAGAAACTTTGCCAGCAGGCAATGAGCATGGTTGGGAGTGCTTGGTGACATCGTTCACCTTTCGCATGGGCGCGAGTTAAGGGTGGGAAGCGACCAGCAGAGCGGCAGGAGGGTAAGAGCGCCAGCGGATTGGGGGCAGCAGCGCTCACCGAGCAGCAAAGTCCGATACGATGAATCATCGTTCATGGCACCACCGCAATCAACCCGACGCCGTTGGGGGAAGAACCCAAGATTCTCCGAATTCTTTCTCCGCAGTTGACAAGGATGCTGCTTGTACGACGAAATAGAAGGTGAGGCTGCGAGCGCGGTGCTTGTATTTTCGTATTTGTCTGGAACGAATCATGTTTGCTGCGTGGCGATTCAAGCTGAAGGAGGCCGAAACTGCGCTCCAGCAAGGCCGGCTTGAAGATGCGGCCACGCTGCTGCAGCAATCCGACTTACTTACTTACCTTCCCATTAAGCAACTCCTGGCGCAGGTGGCAATTGCGGTCGGTAAGCGGGGGATTGAACGAGCGCAGCGCGGGGAATTCGACTCTGCCTGGCGAGATCTGGAACTGGCCCGGGTGTGGGGCGGCGAAACCAACGAGTTTCAAACTGCACAGCGGAGCATCGTCGATGCGGCGCTCGCGGAAGTCGTCCACCATCTGGCCGCTGAGGATTCGACCGGTGCGCAGCAGCGGATCGATGCGCTGGCGCGTCGGCAGGTGAAGGGCGTCTCGCTCGATACGCTGCGCGAAGTTGCCCGCCGCTTGCAATCGGCGACAAAATTGCGCGAGCGGGCCCAATTTGCCGAAGCGCTCGAGCAACTGCAGGCAGCTGCTGCGTTGCGGCCCGATCTGCCGGCGCTCGACGACCTGCTAAGGAAAACTCGTGAGGCAGCCGAACAAGCCCGGCAAGTGCAGGAGCAGTTGCACGTGGCGCTCGCGGCCGCTGATTGGACACAAACGCTGGCCCTCTCCGAACAGCTGCTGCAGGTTTCTCCGCAGTGTCGCCTGGCGCGCAACGCGCGGCGGCAAGCTTGGGCCGAAGTGGGCGGAAAACTGGGGGATTCGCGCGTGGCGCGCGAAACGCAACCCTGGGCTTCGTCGCTACTGGGTGGCAAAGAAGATTGCGGCGTCGTGCTGGCGCGCGGGCCCCGCTTCTTGTTATGGGTCGATGCCGTTGGCGGTTACTTAGTTTGTCTGGCAGATGAAGTTGTCATCGGTCAGGCACATCCGGGCAATCAGGTCGATGTGCCAATCCAGGCCGATATTCGCCGCCGTCATGTCAGCATTAAACGCCAGGGCGAAGGTTACGTCCTTGATCCACTCGCGGCGCGCGATTCACAGATTAGTGCCATGTCGACTCGGCAAGGGCGCGTGCGCATCGATGGCAAAGACATTCGCTCCCCCGTGCTATTAAACGATGGAGACGAGATTGAACTCGGCGAAGGCGTCAAGCTGCGGTTTCGCAAGCCGCACGCACTGAGTGCTTCGGCCCGATTGGAGATTCTCAGCAATCACCGGACGCACCCCTTTGCGGATGCGGTGCTGTTGATGGCAGAGTCGGCGGTGCTCGGTCCAAAGTGGCAGAATCACGTGATCTGCCGCGACTGGGCTAGCGACGTAGTGCTTTATCGCCAGGAGGAGAACCTGTTTTGCCGGGCCATGCAGTCACTCGAAATCGACGGCCAGCTGCAGGAGGGTCGTGGCCGCCTGAATGTCCGCTCCCGAATCGTCGGCCCTGATTTTTCGCTCAGCTTGGAACCCGTCGAAGTTGCTTGATGTGTTTTCCGCACTCTTTTCGCCCCTGCCCCTGCGGCAGGGGTTTAACGGCTTTTGCACTATTTAAGCACTGCTGGAAGGCTGTAGTGCAAAAGCCGTTAAACCCCCGGAGCAGGCCCGGGGGCGTGCCTGCGACGATCGTTGCCAACTTGTTCATTTCCAAGGAGTTGTGAAACGAACTAACGACCAGACGTGTATTATGAAGGAGAGTTTGACACGCGCCGCTCGCCTGTGGTTGGCAGCTTGAGGGAAATCGTCCGCGGATTCCCGCCAAGATTTGCGGCTGCGCAGCGAACACCTGAAGAGCGAAACGGGTCTTGCCACTGACGGCAATGCGATTCCGCCCGGGAGGGAGCACAGGATTGTTTGACCCTGGGGTTGATCCCCGGGATTCCATCCCAGGAACACTCCTTCGCGTAAGAAAGTGGACCGATGACTTTGCGAGCCGCTACCATGCCCGCCGATGCCGATAACGACAAGCGCGATGCAGCAGCATCTGCCAAGCCGGCTGGTGGCATTAAGTTTACGTTTGCCAGCGGGGTTCGACCGTTCGATGGCTACACGCTGAAGCGCGGCATTGGCCGCGGCGGGTTCGGCGAAGTCTACTTCGCCACGACCGATGCCGGCAAAGAACTCGCGCTCAAGCACGTTGAGCGCAATCTCGAGGTCGAGCTGCGCGGCGCAAGCCAGTGCCTCAACCTCAAGCATCCGAATCTAATCGACCTGTACGACATTCGTTACGACGACCACGGCGATGCCTGGATCGTGATGGAGTATGTCGTCGGCCCCAGCTTGAAGGACGTGCTCGACCGGAATCCGAACGGGCTGCCGCGCGATCAAGTCGAGTTCTGGTTCCGCGGCATCGCGGCCGGCACTGCCTACCTGCACGACAACGGCTTGATCCATCGCGATTTGAAGCCGGGGAACATTTTCGAAGATCAGAACTACGTCAAAGTGGGCGATTATGGTCTGTCGAAATTCATCTCTTGCAGTCGGCGCAGCGGCCAGACGGAAAGTGTCGGCACATTCCATTACATGGCCCCCGAAATTGGCAAAGGCGTGTACGGAAAAGAGATCGACATCTACGCGTTGGGGGTGATCCTGTACGAACTGCTCACGGGTCGCGTCCCTTTTGATGGTGAAAGCAGCCAGGAAATCATCATGAAGCACCTGACGGCCGATCCTGAACTAGCGGCTGTTCCGGTGGCCTATCGCGCCGTGATTCAACGGGCCTTGCTCAAGGATCCCGACAAGCGCTTTTCGAATGTGGCTGAAATGCTCGCGGCATTCGGCAAGGTGATTGATGGCACTGCCAAGCTGGCTGCGCCAGCCGGACAGTCGCCGATGTTCACCGCGGTTGCTGTTTCAACCGAAGCGCCGCTTTACATTGGGGACGACGAACGCGAAATGCAATTTGGCCCCATTCAACCAGGCAAGAAGGGAAAAGTCCCCGCGGCAGGCAACATCCGCCAGCCGGCAACTCCCGCGCGCATGAGCGTGGTCCCAGTTCCGCCGCGCGAGCCGATTGCAGCTGCCGTTCGAGCGGGAGGCAGCAACCTCGCGCAGTGGTGGAATCAAAGCAGCTTGAATACGCCGGTCAAGGTCGCCTTGATCCTGGCGGTCACGGTGCTGGCCGTGGTGAATGGCTTCTGGCTTGGGCCGGTTCTGGTGGCGCTGGCCGCGGTGTACGTTCTGTATCTGGGCGTGCGGATGCTCGCGCTCGCGGGCAAATCGACCTCGCCGATTCCGTCGCCCGAAGCAATGCGTCCTCTGCCACAGCGGAAGACATTCAACCTGGAAGTTCACGGCCGTCATGCCCTGGCGATGAAAACCGCCGGCGACCGTGTGGGCGAACTGTCGGGCTCAATGCTTTCGGCGGCGATTATCTCGGCGATCCTCTGCCTGCTGATGCTTGTCGTCAACGGCGAGAACCTGCAACAAGGTGGCGTCAGTACTTGGACGTTTTACGCCTGGCTCACGCTCACCAGCACCGCAGGCTCTTGGTTGGCGCTATTGGCCGGCAAGTTCTGGGAGCCGCGCTCGGGCGAACAGATGAAGCGCCGCTTTACTCAGGTCGTGCTCGGCCTGGTCCTGGCGACGCTCTCGTTCGGGGCAGCCCAGTTGTTGATGATTGGCGGCGCTTATGGTCACTCGTTTGCCGCCCGAGACATCAGCGAGTCGCTGGCCAGCCCGGGCATGTACAGCTCGACGGGTGTGCCCGCACTTACGGCGTTCCTGGCTTACTTCACTGCCGTCTTTACGACGATTAGTTGGTGGAAACAGACCGATCCGCTCCGTAGTTCGCGCCTGCAAATTGGGCCACTGGCCGTGACATTGCTGGCCGCCTGGTTGTGGAGTTTGGCTTGGCCATTTCCGCAGCCGTGGGGCGTGATGCTCGCGGGGGCGATCTCGATCAGCGTGCAACTCTCGGCCTCGTGGCTGACGCCGCAAGATCGAATGTCGCTGCGGCAGAACGTGCTACGAAACTTGATTGGCTAGCGAACCTCGTCCTCGCGCCGCGTTCGTGGCTTGACCGCGCGGAGCTTGATGAGCACGATCGATTCAGAAGATTGAAAGTTGGATTAGGAACCTGGTTATGGAACT
Above is a window of Anatilimnocola aggregata DNA encoding:
- a CDS encoding serine/threonine-protein kinase, coding for MTLRAATMPADADNDKRDAAASAKPAGGIKFTFASGVRPFDGYTLKRGIGRGGFGEVYFATTDAGKELALKHVERNLEVELRGASQCLNLKHPNLIDLYDIRYDDHGDAWIVMEYVVGPSLKDVLDRNPNGLPRDQVEFWFRGIAAGTAYLHDNGLIHRDLKPGNIFEDQNYVKVGDYGLSKFISCSRRSGQTESVGTFHYMAPEIGKGVYGKEIDIYALGVILYELLTGRVPFDGESSQEIIMKHLTADPELAAVPVAYRAVIQRALLKDPDKRFSNVAEMLAAFGKVIDGTAKLAAPAGQSPMFTAVAVSTEAPLYIGDDEREMQFGPIQPGKKGKVPAAGNIRQPATPARMSVVPVPPREPIAAAVRAGGSNLAQWWNQSSLNTPVKVALILAVTVLAVVNGFWLGPVLVALAAVYVLYLGVRMLALAGKSTSPIPSPEAMRPLPQRKTFNLEVHGRHALAMKTAGDRVGELSGSMLSAAIISAILCLLMLVVNGENLQQGGVSTWTFYAWLTLTSTAGSWLALLAGKFWEPRSGEQMKRRFTQVVLGLVLATLSFGAAQLLMIGGAYGHSFAARDISESLASPGMYSSTGVPALTAFLAYFTAVFTTISWWKQTDPLRSSRLQIGPLAVTLLAAWLWSLAWPFPQPWGVMLAGAISISVQLSASWLTPQDRMSLRQNVLRNLIG
- a CDS encoding FHA domain-containing protein — translated: MFAAWRFKLKEAETALQQGRLEDAATLLQQSDLLTYLPIKQLLAQVAIAVGKRGIERAQRGEFDSAWRDLELARVWGGETNEFQTAQRSIVDAALAEVVHHLAAEDSTGAQQRIDALARRQVKGVSLDTLREVARRLQSATKLRERAQFAEALEQLQAAAALRPDLPALDDLLRKTREAAEQARQVQEQLHVALAAADWTQTLALSEQLLQVSPQCRLARNARRQAWAEVGGKLGDSRVARETQPWASSLLGGKEDCGVVLARGPRFLLWVDAVGGYLVCLADEVVIGQAHPGNQVDVPIQADIRRRHVSIKRQGEGYVLDPLAARDSQISAMSTRQGRVRIDGKDIRSPVLLNDGDEIELGEGVKLRFRKPHALSASARLEILSNHRTHPFADAVLLMAESAVLGPKWQNHVICRDWASDVVLYRQEENLFCRAMQSLEIDGQLQEGRGRLNVRSRIVGPDFSLSLEPVEVA
- a CDS encoding DUF1553 domain-containing protein, which gives rise to MSPSTPNHAHCLLAKFLVVGLLAFSAVNLSADDKDPAAEGIRFFETKVRPILATHCYDCHGEDSQESKLRVDTWDGIARGGKAGSLVVAGQPDKSLLVAVVGYQLAELQMPPKKKLSDREINDLTAWVKMGAPHPDRQAGAPIAVEKVDLAKARQFWSLQPITNPSPPAVKNQTWPVSPVDQFVLAELEAKNLQPAPPADKLTLLRRATFDLTGLPPTPEEIAAFENDTSPAAYAKVIDRLLDSTHYGERWGRHWLDVARYADSNGVDENVAHGNAWRYRDYVVRAFNADKPYDQFLHEQLAGDLLPAAADPNVVHDRLIATGFLALGPKVLAEVDKTKMEMDILDEQVDTIGRSLLGLTFGCARCHDHKFDPISAEDYYALVGIFKSTRTMESFKTIARWWENPLASPAEVQRKAAFDKLIAEQKGAIDALVKKNKDLLQQAKPGTELPKEFEPLFAAEVQTELKVRREQLATLSKTAPVVPTAMGVIEGEVTDVPVHIRGSHLALGKIVPRGFPVVLVSTEQQPLTAKTSGRLELAEWLTKPDHPLTSRVMANRIWRWHFGQGLVSTPDNFGRLGEAPSHPALLDWLSRQFMQSGWSIKSMHRLLMLSQTYQMSSTFNATAAAADPENRLYWRMPVRRLEAEEIRDAILTTSGLLDRTAGGSLLHVGNREFFFDHTSKDGTKYDSLRRSLYLPVVRNNLYDVFQLFDATDATVLDGNRASTVVAPQALFMLNSDLVLKASENLAQSVLALEQANPARVKLLYLRTYGRAATSTETERALAYVARQAPDAADAAAQQRAWSSLSHVLLAANEFLYLR